The Allochromatium tepidum genome has a window encoding:
- a CDS encoding carbon-nitrogen hydrolase, with protein MPRSSLTLALVQQSDQGSTAANLEDCEAAIRAASIRGCELVLLQELHNGPYFCQTENPDLFDLAESIPGSTTERLSALARELQLVIVGSVFEQRAPGLYHSTAVVLDADGALAGIYRKMHVPDMPGCYEKFYFTPGDLGFNPIDTAVGRLGVLMGWDQWFPEAARAMALGGAQILLVPSGIGANPNDMPEEQQRRIQSWITVQRGHAIANGLSLAACNRVGYESDPSGLTPGTRFWGSSFVCGPQGEILAQADDQAPKLLVAEVDLTLTEPVRRLWPFLRDRRIDAYDDLERRFRD; from the coding sequence ATGCCCCGTTCGTCACTGACACTCGCGCTCGTCCAGCAATCCGACCAGGGCAGCACCGCCGCCAATCTGGAGGACTGCGAGGCCGCCATCCGCGCCGCCTCGATCCGCGGCTGCGAGCTGGTGCTGCTCCAGGAGCTGCACAACGGTCCCTATTTCTGCCAGACCGAGAACCCGGATCTGTTCGATCTGGCCGAGTCCATCCCCGGATCGACCACCGAGCGTCTGAGCGCGCTCGCGCGCGAGCTGCAACTGGTGATCGTCGGCTCGGTGTTCGAGCAGCGCGCGCCCGGTCTCTATCACAGCACGGCCGTGGTCCTGGACGCCGACGGCGCGCTCGCGGGCATCTATCGCAAGATGCACGTCCCGGACATGCCCGGCTGTTACGAGAAGTTCTATTTCACACCCGGTGATCTGGGCTTCAATCCGATCGACACCGCCGTGGGACGCCTGGGCGTGCTCATGGGCTGGGATCAGTGGTTTCCGGAAGCGGCGCGCGCCATGGCGCTCGGCGGCGCTCAGATCCTGCTCGTACCGAGCGGTATCGGCGCCAATCCCAACGACATGCCCGAAGAACAACAACGTCGGATCCAGTCCTGGATCACCGTCCAGCGCGGGCACGCCATCGCCAATGGTCTGAGTCTGGCCGCCTGCAACCGGGTCGGTTACGAGTCCGACCCCAGCGGTCTGACGCCGGGGACGCGCTTCTGGGGCAGCTCCTTCGTCTGCGGTCCCCAGGGTGAGATCCTCGCCCAGGCCGACGACCAAGCGCCCAAGCTCCTGGTCGCCGAGGTCGATCTGACGCTCACCGAGCCGGTGCGGCGGCTCTGGCCCTTTCTGCGCGACCGGCGCATCGACGCCTATGACGACCTGGAGCGGCGCTTCCGCGATTGA
- a CDS encoding DUF2726 domain-containing protein, with the protein MGHFHVLIGLGGFVLLVVLIDLARALGRRRPRPYVLRAPLLDVPERALLAVLEHILGADYRLLVRVRASEVLDIAPRLRRRERERAADRLERHRFDVLICERETLTPRCALNLAPRRLWRKTPGTDGLDRICKTVGLPLVRLIEQPHYAIAEVESRVREALSASARQAQSAPGPKTDLAKPRLFDDEPRFRIDPDLELDDP; encoded by the coding sequence ATGGGCCACTTCCATGTCTTGATCGGTCTCGGCGGGTTCGTCCTGCTGGTCGTGCTGATCGATCTGGCGCGGGCGCTTGGCCGGCGTCGTCCGCGACCCTATGTCTTACGCGCGCCACTGCTGGACGTGCCCGAACGCGCCCTGCTGGCCGTCCTGGAGCACATCCTGGGCGCGGACTACCGCCTGCTGGTCCGGGTTCGCGCCTCCGAGGTGCTGGACATCGCGCCGCGTCTGCGGCGGCGTGAGCGTGAGCGGGCCGCCGATCGGCTGGAACGCCATCGTTTCGACGTCCTGATCTGCGAGCGCGAGACCCTGACCCCGCGCTGCGCCCTGAATCTGGCCCCGCGCCGGCTCTGGCGCAAGACGCCGGGCACGGACGGGCTGGACCGGATCTGCAAGACGGTCGGGTTGCCCCTGGTGCGCCTGATCGAGCAGCCGCATTATGCGATCGCCGAGGTCGAGTCACGGGTCCGTGAGGCGCTGTCCGCCTCGGCGCGGCAGGCCCAATCCGCGCCGGGACCGAAAACCGACCTCGCGAAGCCGCGGCTGTTCGATGATGAACCCAGGTTCAGGATCGATCCCGACCTCGAACTCGACGACCCCTGA
- a CDS encoding YfiR/HmsC family protein, whose translation MCLALCISVLLAPLDALGNPQGLWYEDEQRMQLGLKLFPVSIGALESLETVLGPDGRLLVLVVYEGSRNPALQVAAQFGSVTVRGHGLRVEVLSAADLDAYTGPRPGGIFIASVGLSPDRLRAWSERQRALVFSPFDGAVEAGAVVGLHVADRVLPIVNLTQAERSGIRFRPYFLEEARHYEPFDEIDRRANFLLNFAFFIQWPASAFDSASAPLRYCVLGNPELSASLQRTLAGERVAGRPLQLAGVQEQTAWRRCHVLYLDHRAAESMSRVLAEVREAPVLTVGDTQDLVQAGGMVSLVREDGRLHPMINRETAARAGIRISSKLLRLATLVQESRTR comes from the coding sequence TTGTGTCTTGCCCTCTGTATTTCGGTGTTGCTCGCCCCCCTGGACGCCCTGGGCAATCCACAGGGCCTGTGGTATGAGGACGAGCAGCGGATGCAGCTCGGCCTGAAGCTCTTCCCCGTCAGTATCGGCGCGCTGGAATCGCTCGAAACCGTGCTCGGCCCGGACGGTCGGCTGCTGGTACTGGTGGTCTACGAAGGCTCAAGGAACCCCGCGCTCCAGGTCGCGGCCCAGTTCGGGTCCGTGACGGTTCGCGGTCATGGACTACGGGTCGAGGTACTCTCGGCGGCGGATCTGGACGCCTATACCGGCCCGCGTCCGGGCGGCATCTTCATCGCAAGCGTCGGCCTGTCCCCCGATCGCCTGCGCGCCTGGTCCGAGCGTCAACGTGCGCTCGTCTTCTCTCCGTTCGATGGCGCCGTCGAGGCCGGCGCCGTGGTCGGTCTCCATGTGGCCGATCGCGTCCTACCCATCGTCAACCTGACCCAGGCCGAACGCTCGGGCATCCGGTTCAGGCCCTATTTCCTGGAAGAGGCGCGTCACTACGAACCCTTCGACGAGATCGACCGGCGCGCGAACTTTCTGCTCAACTTCGCCTTCTTCATCCAGTGGCCGGCCTCGGCGTTCGACTCGGCGTCCGCGCCGCTGCGTTACTGCGTGCTCGGCAACCCGGAGCTGTCCGCCAGCCTGCAACGGACCCTGGCCGGCGAACGGGTCGCGGGCCGGCCATTGCAGCTCGCCGGCGTCCAGGAGCAGACAGCGTGGCGCCGCTGCCATGTGCTCTATCTCGACCATCGGGCGGCTGAGTCCATGTCCAGGGTGCTCGCCGAGGTCAGGGAGGCGCCCGTGCTCACCGTCGGCGATACGCAGGATCTGGTACAGGCGGGCGGCATGGTGTCCCTGGTGCGCGAGGACGGACGACTGCACCCCATGATCAATCGCGAGACGGCCGCGCGCGCCGGTATCCGGATCAGCTCCAAGCTGCTGCGTCTGGCGACCCTGGTCCAGGAATCACGGACGCGCTAA
- a CDS encoding Rieske (2Fe-2S) protein yields the protein MSDAFVAVAACDTIPDGKFIKVRVAGRDVILAHVAGRYHAVEDNCSHEDYPLSFGCLDGDRIKCSLHGSRFSLETGEPLDEPADCPIRVFPVKVVDGCVWIDPTA from the coding sequence ATGTCGGATGCTTTCGTCGCCGTCGCCGCCTGCGATACCATCCCCGACGGTAAATTCATCAAGGTCAGGGTCGCCGGGAGAGATGTCATTCTCGCGCACGTCGCCGGGCGTTATCATGCCGTCGAAGACAATTGCAGCCACGAGGACTATCCGCTCTCCTTCGGCTGTCTCGACGGCGACCGGATCAAGTGCTCGCTGCACGGCAGCCGCTTCAGTCTGGAGACCGGCGAGCCGCTCGACGAACCGGCCGACTGCCCGATCCGGGTCTTTCCGGTCAAGGTCGTGGACGGCTGCGTGTGGATCGATCCGACCGCTTGA
- a CDS encoding metal-dependent hydrolase, producing the protein MANFQTHLNIGILVSAAATLSLHVAGFIEQSQMPVLFALGVAGSLLPDIDLERSRPTGLLFNVLGVVLAFAVTLPLTVRFQPLVLAAIWGTVFLAVRYGVLKVFSSFTVHRGVWHSWLAVAAVSMAMTNLAYWVWEHSAERAWIAGLMVGLGYLTHLVLDEFSSVDLFNAKVKRSFGTALKPISLKYPWSTLGMAAVLAGLISIAPPVRTVLERFDLDPQATLAGLETWLREAAHWAFGHLNEWWAQLSRQLPLERLRG; encoded by the coding sequence ATGGCCAATTTTCAGACACATCTCAATATCGGCATCCTCGTCAGTGCCGCCGCCACGCTCTCGCTGCATGTGGCCGGCTTCATCGAGCAGTCGCAGATGCCGGTCCTGTTCGCACTCGGCGTGGCCGGCAGTCTGCTGCCGGACATCGACCTGGAGCGCTCCAGGCCGACCGGACTGCTGTTCAACGTCCTGGGGGTCGTGCTGGCCTTCGCCGTCACTCTGCCGCTGACGGTGCGTTTTCAGCCGCTGGTGCTGGCGGCGATCTGGGGCACGGTCTTTCTGGCGGTGCGCTATGGCGTGCTGAAGGTCTTTTCGAGCTTCACCGTCCATCGCGGGGTCTGGCACTCCTGGCTGGCCGTCGCCGCCGTATCGATGGCGATGACCAATCTCGCCTACTGGGTGTGGGAGCACTCGGCCGAGCGTGCCTGGATCGCCGGTCTGATGGTCGGCCTCGGCTATCTGACCCATCTGGTGCTCGACGAATTTTCGAGCGTCGATCTGTTCAACGCCAAGGTCAAGCGCTCCTTCGGCACCGCGCTCAAGCCGATCAGCCTGAAATATCCCTGGAGCACCCTGGGCATGGCCGCTGTGCTCGCCGGCCTGATCTCGATAGCTCCGCCCGTGCGGACCGTGCTGGAGCGGTTCGACCTCGACCCGCAGGCGACCCTGGCCGGGCTGGAGACCTGGCTGCGCGAGGCGGCGCACTGGGCGTTCGGTCATCTGAACGAATGGTGGGCGCAGTTGAGCCGGCAGCTTCCGCTAGAGCGGCTACGCGGCTGA
- a CDS encoding bifunctional serine/threonine-protein kinase/formylglycine-generating enzyme family protein — translation MKIPGYTIVRELGQGGMATVYLARQDSLARDVALKVMKPLAMAGDDFTSRFIKEARIIAQLAHPQIITIHDFGTADGYHYFSMEYLPGGTLAEEIARALPVGQAVAITRKVAEALAVAHARGVIHRDVKPQNILFRTDGTPVLTDFGIARAVTRDAESMQLTRYGMVIGSPRYMSPEQSLGRPLDPRSDLYSLGVLFYEMLTQRLPYEADDVVSLAMKHCQDPIPRLPEPLALYQPILDRLIAKKPEERFASAGQLIRALEALEGAGGESYDATRLIRRDETKGEAPAPEPGPEPKSEPETASRPRRSVRRPLFLALALVLVSGLGVYLGFNPRTIGLDRDPTDILAQLPPAQPERPATATQYEALAIDHYRRGQIEQTQEIIRLALATTPDDARLLALRGLIERGISVGRQLDEARRALAEDRVEAASQAVEEGLRLDPRHSELLSLRIRIQGRLAERRRLDAERLLKTAREAQQRGDLDTAERQAREGLALVADHPDLTALLETIDRTRERRTRLEQLQEQAIVRHDQGDYPGSFALIDEGLALAPEHPGLTALRAKVIATLVREARNHLIRVADERVASITALLGRYRLDEAAAQLERLRVLAPEDTRLADLSADLERRRAFFPAMVEIPSGCFDMGSPEDEIGRESDERRHQVCVESFRLAPHEVTVAQFERFVAASGYRTEAERDTGDSKGCESFDRDDSADPWGLRDKANWRQPNRYQANDDRHPVSCVSWNDAQAYIGWLNQETGHSFRLPTEAEWEYAARAGTSTARFWDATPNAVPCRNANAADRGQGWEFGFDCDDGYEWVAPVGAFAPNAWGLYDMLGNVWEWTCSEYDADYQGVERLCAPSEIDLPRVMRGGAWNSGPALVRAAYRNRNFPETRYVFVGFRLALDAPAE, via the coding sequence GTGAAGATCCCAGGTTACACCATCGTTCGCGAGCTCGGCCAAGGCGGCATGGCCACCGTCTATCTGGCGCGTCAGGACAGTCTCGCGCGCGACGTGGCGCTGAAGGTGATGAAGCCCCTGGCCATGGCCGGCGACGATTTCACCTCGCGCTTCATCAAGGAAGCGCGGATCATCGCCCAGCTCGCGCACCCGCAGATCATCACCATCCACGACTTCGGCACGGCGGACGGCTATCACTACTTCTCGATGGAGTACCTGCCGGGCGGCACCCTGGCCGAAGAGATCGCGCGCGCACTGCCGGTCGGACAAGCCGTCGCCATCACCCGCAAGGTCGCCGAGGCGCTCGCGGTGGCCCATGCGCGCGGCGTCATCCACCGCGACGTCAAACCGCAGAACATCCTCTTTCGCACCGACGGCACGCCCGTACTCACCGACTTCGGTATCGCGCGCGCCGTCACGCGCGATGCCGAGTCGATGCAGCTCACCCGCTACGGCATGGTGATCGGCAGTCCGCGCTACATGAGTCCGGAACAGAGCCTGGGCCGGCCGCTCGACCCGCGTTCCGATCTCTACAGTCTGGGCGTGCTCTTCTACGAGATGCTGACCCAGCGTCTGCCCTACGAGGCCGACGACGTAGTCAGCCTGGCGATGAAGCACTGCCAGGATCCCATTCCGCGCCTGCCCGAGCCTCTGGCCCTCTATCAGCCGATCCTCGACCGGCTCATCGCCAAGAAACCGGAGGAGCGCTTCGCCAGCGCCGGTCAGCTCATCCGCGCCCTGGAGGCGCTGGAGGGAGCGGGCGGCGAGTCCTATGACGCCACCCGTCTGATCCGGCGCGACGAGACCAAAGGCGAGGCACCGGCACCCGAGCCCGGTCCGGAACCCAAATCCGAACCCGAGACGGCATCGCGACCCAGGCGTTCGGTCCGCCGGCCCCTGTTCCTGGCGCTCGCACTCGTCCTGGTGTCGGGACTCGGGGTCTATCTCGGGTTCAATCCTCGGACAATCGGACTGGACAGGGATCCGACCGACATCCTCGCCCAGCTTCCGCCCGCACAGCCCGAACGGCCGGCCACGGCGACCCAATACGAGGCCCTGGCCATCGACCACTATCGACGCGGCCAGATCGAACAGACCCAGGAGATCATCCGGCTTGCGCTCGCCACCACGCCGGACGATGCGCGTCTGCTCGCCCTGCGCGGCCTGATCGAGCGCGGGATCTCGGTCGGACGGCAGCTCGACGAGGCACGGCGGGCGCTGGCCGAGGATCGTGTCGAGGCGGCCTCGCAGGCGGTCGAGGAGGGCCTGCGCCTGGACCCACGTCATTCCGAACTGCTGTCGCTGCGCATTCGGATCCAGGGGCGTCTGGCCGAGCGTCGGCGGCTCGATGCCGAGCGCCTGCTGAAGACGGCACGCGAGGCACAGCAGCGCGGCGATCTCGACACCGCCGAGCGCCAGGCGCGCGAAGGGCTGGCGCTGGTCGCGGACCATCCCGACCTGACGGCCCTGCTGGAGACGATCGATCGGACCCGCGAGCGTCGGACACGCCTCGAACAGCTCCAAGAGCAGGCCATCGTCCGCCACGACCAGGGCGACTATCCGGGCTCCTTCGCCCTGATCGACGAAGGGCTGGCGCTGGCTCCCGAGCATCCGGGCCTGACGGCACTGCGCGCGAAGGTCATCGCCACCCTGGTGCGCGAGGCGCGCAATCATCTGATCCGCGTCGCCGATGAGCGCGTGGCCTCGATCACGGCCCTGCTCGGGCGCTACCGGCTCGATGAGGCCGCCGCGCAATTGGAGCGGCTGCGCGTCCTCGCCCCCGAAGACACGCGGCTCGCCGACCTGAGCGCGGATCTCGAACGGCGCCGCGCCTTCTTTCCGGCCATGGTCGAGATCCCGTCCGGCTGCTTCGACATGGGCAGCCCCGAGGACGAGATCGGGCGCGAATCCGACGAACGCCGGCATCAGGTCTGTGTCGAGTCCTTCCGGCTCGCACCCCATGAGGTCACGGTCGCCCAGTTCGAGCGCTTCGTCGCCGCCAGCGGGTATCGGACCGAAGCGGAGCGCGACACCGGCGACTCAAAGGGCTGCGAGTCTTTCGACCGCGACGACAGCGCCGATCCTTGGGGGTTGAGGGACAAGGCGAACTGGCGTCAACCCAACCGGTATCAAGCCAACGACGACCGTCACCCGGTGAGTTGCGTGAGCTGGAACGACGCGCAGGCCTATATCGGCTGGCTCAACCAGGAGACCGGGCACAGCTTCCGGCTGCCGACCGAGGCCGAATGGGAATATGCCGCCCGCGCCGGCACCTCGACCGCGCGCTTTTGGGACGCGACTCCGAACGCCGTCCCCTGTCGCAACGCGAACGCGGCCGACCGGGGACAGGGCTGGGAGTTCGGCTTCGACTGCGACGACGGGTACGAATGGGTCGCGCCGGTCGGCGCCTTCGCCCCCAATGCCTGGGGGCTGTACGACATGCTGGGCAATGTCTGGGAGTGGACCTGCTCGGAATACGACGCCGACTATCAGGGCGTCGAGCGGCTCTGCGCCCCGTCCGAGATCGACCTGCCGCGCGTCATGCGCGGCGGCGCCTGGAACAGCGGTCCGGCGCTGGTGCGCGCGGCCTACCGCAATCGCAACTTCCCCGAGACGCGCTACGTCTTCGTCGGCTTCCGGCTCGCGCTCGACGCGCCCGCCGAGTAG
- a CDS encoding TonB-dependent receptor plug domain-containing protein, producing the protein MATARRLRLGVVLIAAIFSPSPAVSEPLSAASGDDREEAEGDRDARTDLLSVIGDVSALATKTRLNADYVPGILSVLNGDELVALGARTVWEALELVPGVQIERNNNGGRRVAIRGFQHSNGNVKLLLNSVAMNNAFAGYSNILYIPIEQVERIEVIRGPGSAVHGEYAFAGVINVITRQNENRAYVHAGSGDTYGTGAVLSARSPDGDWRLNLNASGWDQQGTEITAGPDRLHVLGQRELSQAPGRINNAENHRLAVFALDYKKLSMLAQYSRNQGGTFFGALNVLPEPNTGANASQAEQSLIQVRRTFDPLPTLSTEFKLTWSEYTGNWSVDVLPSGVAFPLGSQNVYPDGVFIEDYVRTTRREAELDLDWSGWSGHRWQLSLSSAEMRIDDAWWVFNGDVETLEPLPTVRRYSGDRNYLQEGARRSIHSLALQDQFRLLGPLAVTAGLRYDRYSDVGDNLSPRLAAVWTLSDEHLLKAQYAEAFFPPTLYQLYGNARSGVRDTFSLDPETVATTELGYIFRRGTSVARATLYHSRVRDLIVLENSRYDNRGRVRLRGVEAEWEQRLSPTWKLTANLSYGDTLDEETGGPLVGAADWLGNLGLLYRPRPDILLSGHWRVVGDRHRSADDPRDDRLPGYQDLSLTLNWFDVGTPGLTLRAGVDNLLGQQIKSPAAAYTYTDDYLRLEERTWWIQISYQWR; encoded by the coding sequence ATGGCAACGGCACGGCGCTTGCGGCTTGGAGTCGTTCTGATCGCCGCGATCTTCAGCCCGTCGCCGGCGGTCTCCGAGCCGCTGAGCGCCGCATCCGGCGATGATCGGGAGGAGGCCGAGGGCGACCGGGACGCGAGGACCGACCTGTTGTCCGTGATCGGTGACGTGTCGGCCCTGGCGACCAAGACACGCCTGAACGCCGACTATGTCCCAGGCATTCTGAGCGTCCTGAACGGCGACGAACTGGTCGCGCTGGGCGCGCGGACCGTCTGGGAGGCCCTGGAGCTGGTTCCCGGCGTGCAGATCGAGCGCAACAACAACGGCGGTCGGCGCGTGGCGATCCGCGGTTTCCAGCACAGCAACGGCAACGTCAAGCTGCTGCTCAACTCGGTGGCGATGAACAACGCCTTCGCCGGCTATTCCAACATCCTCTACATCCCGATCGAGCAGGTGGAGCGCATCGAGGTGATCCGCGGTCCCGGCTCGGCGGTGCATGGCGAGTACGCCTTCGCCGGCGTCATCAACGTCATCACCCGCCAAAATGAAAATCGCGCCTATGTGCACGCCGGAAGCGGTGACACCTATGGGACGGGCGCCGTGCTCTCGGCGCGATCGCCCGACGGCGACTGGCGTCTCAACCTGAATGCCTCGGGCTGGGACCAACAGGGCACCGAGATCACGGCCGGACCCGACCGGCTCCATGTCCTGGGCCAGCGTGAACTCTCCCAAGCGCCGGGCCGCATCAACAATGCCGAGAACCACCGGCTGGCCGTCTTTGCGCTGGATTACAAGAAACTCTCCATGCTTGCGCAGTACAGCCGCAATCAGGGCGGCACCTTTTTTGGCGCGTTGAACGTGCTGCCCGAGCCGAACACGGGCGCGAACGCCTCCCAGGCCGAACAGAGTCTGATCCAGGTGCGCCGAACCTTCGATCCGTTGCCGACACTCAGCACCGAGTTCAAGCTCACTTGGTCGGAATACACCGGCAACTGGTCCGTGGACGTGCTGCCCTCGGGTGTGGCCTTCCCGCTGGGGTCGCAGAACGTCTATCCCGACGGCGTCTTTATCGAAGACTATGTGCGCACCACTCGCCGGGAGGCCGAACTCGATCTCGATTGGAGCGGCTGGAGCGGGCATCGTTGGCAACTGAGTCTCTCATCGGCCGAGATGCGCATCGATGACGCCTGGTGGGTCTTCAACGGCGATGTCGAGACCCTGGAACCGCTCCCGACCGTGCGTCGCTACAGTGGCGACCGGAACTACCTCCAAGAGGGGGCGCGGCGCTCGATCCACAGTCTCGCGTTGCAGGATCAGTTCCGGCTGCTGGGGCCGTTGGCCGTGACGGCCGGTCTGCGCTATGACCGCTACAGCGACGTCGGCGACAACCTCTCACCGCGTCTGGCCGCCGTCTGGACCCTCAGCGACGAACACCTCCTCAAGGCGCAATATGCCGAAGCCTTCTTCCCGCCGACGCTGTATCAGCTCTACGGCAACGCCCGAAGCGGTGTGCGCGACACCTTCTCGCTCGACCCCGAGACCGTGGCCACCACCGAACTCGGTTATATCTTCCGGCGTGGCACCAGCGTCGCGCGCGCCACGCTCTATCACTCCAGGGTCCGGGATCTGATCGTCCTCGAGAACAGCCGCTATGACAACCGCGGCCGGGTGCGGCTCCGGGGCGTCGAGGCGGAATGGGAACAGCGCCTGAGTCCAACCTGGAAACTGACGGCCAACCTCAGTTACGGCGACACCCTGGACGAGGAGACCGGCGGCCCGCTGGTCGGCGCGGCCGATTGGCTGGGCAACCTCGGCCTGCTCTATCGCCCGCGCCCCGACATCCTGCTGAGCGGGCATTGGCGCGTTGTCGGCGACCGCCATCGCTCGGCTGATGACCCACGTGACGACCGACTCCCCGGCTATCAGGATCTGTCGCTGACGTTGAATTGGTTCGACGTCGGCACGCCCGGACTGACCCTGCGCGCGGGCGTCGACAATCTCCTGGGTCAGCAGATCAAGTCGCCTGCCGCCGCCTATACCTACACGGACGATTATCTGCGGCTGGAGGAGCGCACCTGGTGGATACAGATCTCCTACCAATGGCGTTAG
- a CDS encoding anthranilate phosphoribosyltransferase: protein MTQTDDPKTLMRSIIQRIATGPELSKDISLDEARAGMRAILDGAVDPVQAGIFLIALRMKRETDDEMKGVLDAIREATGHVVADVDDVVDIADPYDGYNRCLPAAPFLMPLLAECGVASISHGAHAVGPKFGVTHRHVLEAAGAPVDLTPVEAAERLADPELGWSYVDQRAFCAPLHNLVDLRSTIVKRQVITTTEVLARPIHGRKHTHLVTGYVHKPYPRIYAMLARHAGFDSALLIRGVEGGVIPSLRQQGVCFSYQHHSEEQSFEIDPTALGIEQTVRSAPLPEDLPQTTRPGDEIAVAVDIEATAQAAAEAGLAALDGAKGPTYDSLVCTGALILWHLGRERSLEVAADRVRDVLDSGRAARRVR from the coding sequence ATGACCCAGACCGATGACCCCAAGACCCTGATGCGCTCGATCATCCAGCGTATCGCCACCGGCCCCGAACTCTCCAAGGACATTTCGCTCGACGAGGCGCGCGCCGGAATGCGCGCCATCCTCGACGGCGCGGTCGATCCGGTCCAGGCCGGGATCTTCCTGATCGCGCTGCGCATGAAGCGCGAGACCGACGACGAGATGAAGGGCGTGCTGGACGCCATCCGCGAGGCCACCGGCCATGTGGTCGCCGATGTCGACGATGTGGTCGACATCGCCGATCCCTATGACGGCTACAACCGCTGTCTGCCGGCGGCGCCCTTCCTGATGCCGCTGCTGGCCGAATGCGGCGTGGCGAGTATCAGTCATGGCGCGCACGCGGTCGGTCCCAAGTTCGGCGTCACCCACCGGCATGTGCTGGAGGCGGCCGGGGCGCCGGTCGATCTCACGCCGGTCGAGGCCGCCGAGCGCCTCGCCGATCCCGAACTCGGCTGGAGCTATGTCGACCAGCGCGCCTTCTGTGCCCCGCTGCACAACCTGGTCGACCTGCGCTCGACCATCGTCAAGCGTCAGGTCATCACGACGACTGAGGTGCTGGCGCGCCCCATCCACGGGCGCAAGCACACCCATCTGGTGACGGGCTATGTCCACAAGCCCTATCCGCGCATCTATGCCATGCTCGCGCGTCATGCCGGGTTCGACTCGGCGCTGCTGATCCGGGGCGTCGAGGGCGGCGTCATCCCCTCGCTGCGGCAGCAGGGCGTCTGCTTCAGCTATCAGCATCATTCCGAGGAACAGTCGTTCGAGATCGACCCGACCGCGCTCGGCATCGAACAGACGGTGCGCTCGGCGCCCCTGCCCGAGGATCTGCCCCAGACCACCCGACCGGGCGACGAGATTGCGGTGGCGGTCGATATCGAGGCCACGGCTCAGGCGGCGGCTGAGGCCGGACTGGCGGCGCTCGATGGGGCCAAGGGCCCGACCTACGACAGCCTGGTCTGCACCGGGGCGCTCATCCTGTGGCATCTGGGACGCGAGCGTTCGCTGGAAGTGGCCGCCGATCGCGTCCGCGACGTGCTCGACTCGGGCCGCGCGGCGCGGAGGGTGCGCTGA
- a CDS encoding FHA domain-containing protein, with protein MRRDGLGRPREVPLTVSESGIEIGRALTSDLCLEDHERVVSGLHARIQARGGRIWLTDLSRNGTCLNDNPAPIAPHRPVELHDGDRLMIGPYAVHVAFGASSPTVSFTKPQQPAPNASLQSDATLAFSDEASRTEVLNAVDSGQGRIEEPKTEVLSRLDP; from the coding sequence GTGCGTCGTGATGGGCTGGGCCGCCCGCGCGAGGTGCCGCTGACGGTGAGCGAGTCCGGTATCGAGATCGGACGCGCTCTGACCAGTGATCTCTGTCTCGAGGATCACGAGCGGGTCGTCTCCGGACTCCATGCCCGGATCCAGGCGCGCGGGGGCCGGATCTGGCTGACGGATCTCAGCCGCAACGGCACCTGTCTGAACGACAACCCCGCTCCGATTGCGCCACATCGACCGGTGGAACTGCACGATGGTGACCGGCTCATGATCGGCCCCTATGCCGTGCATGTCGCATTCGGAGCCTCGTCGCCGACCGTGTCATTCACCAAGCCGCAACAACCGGCTCCAAACGCTTCGCTTCAAAGCGACGCAACACTTGCATTCTCGGACGAGGCGTCCAGGACCGAGGTGCTGAACGCCGTCGATTCAGGACAGGGCCGCATCGAAGAACCCAAGACCGAAGTCCTGAGCCGGCTCGATCCATGA